The sequence below is a genomic window from Candidatus Aminicenantes bacterium.
CCTGTCACTTCGAGCCACTGTTGCGGGCTGCACGCAATGCGGACTCTGCGAGACGCATTGCCCCTATGATGTGGCCGTTCTCAGGAACCTGGAAACCGCTTACCGCCTGCTGGCCTGAACCCGGCCGACTTTTCAATATCTGGCCACCCTGCACGAAGACCGCGTTACCCGGCATCGCAAGCGGACAGCGGATTGGGAAAAACGCGGCAAAAAAGGGACACTCCGGGAATGAATTCATGGCAACCGTATTGCTACAGTATGGTGTGCGGGAAGATGAAGATCAGAAGGTTTGTCATGAAACATTACAGGCTTGGATGGATAATCGTCATTTCATTGGCTTTGTTTGGATTGCAGGCGTATGCCGCGGATGATTCCGAGGCTTTCTGCTACGTATCATTACTGGAGGGGGGGGTTTTCGTACGCCAGGCGGGTTCTTCCGAACCAAAAACCGCGGTCGTGAATTTCCCGCTTTTGCCGGGAGACGCTGTGGAAACGGGTGAAAAAAGCCGGTGTGAACTGCAGTTTGACAACGGGACCATCCTGCGCATGGACAGCCAAAGCAACTTGAATATCAAAACCCTGCGCGCGGACAGCCTGACCTCAAACAAAAAAATCACCTTGCTGGAACTCACGGAGGGTCGCATATTTTCCATGAACAACACCTACAACCGCGAGTTGTTCCAGCTGGCAACCCCACTGGCCGCGGTCAAGATGGCCGGCGATTCCACCACAACCATTGCCGTTGAAGGCGCGGGCACCCGGATTTTCGTGGATAGAGGAAAAATCGGCGTCCTCTTCGGCGACCCGGAAAAAAAGCTGGACAAAAAGTACATGCGATCCGGCGAAGGGGCTTTGATCACAGCGACCCACGAATGGGTGCGCAGTGACAGCCGGGGGGGCGCGGAATTTCAATTGTGGAACGAGTACGTGAACAAGCACTTCGAGGGGCTCCATTACGGCATCAGCAAACTTCCCAAGCCCATTTATCAGTTTCCTCCCGGGGTGGTGAGATTCGCTGAGAAGTGGTCAAGCCTGTACGGGGAGTGGGAATACAATGACCTTCTCGGTTACGTGTGGAAGCCATACGACGACAGTTTCAAGTATCCGGACCGGCGGCCTTTTTTCCATGCCCGTTTTGTTACGGCCAACAATCAGTTGTATATGGTTCCGACGCAGCCCTGGGGCTGGATTCCTGCCCACCTGGGCAACTGGGTCTGGATGAACAAGAACGGTTGGGTCTGGATCCCCGGTACCGCGTTCAAGCCGGGCATGTACGGGGCCGACTGGTTGTGGGCGCAGATGAAAGGAGAAGCATACGGTCTCTCCGGGTGTTGGACGCTTTCCGACTGGATCCATTACGTGTATGGTGACTATGCAGGATATGCCGCCTACCGCCGATATGGTCATGAGGGCTGGCGGGCGCGGTATAATCAATCCGGTAAATCGAAATTGACGCCGCCTCCAGTCATCTTCAAGGATGTTCCCAAAGATGTCGCCATTATCCTGGAACGGCTGAACCGTGCGCCCCTGAAGGTATTGAATCGCCAGCTGTCCCTGGATCGGACAACGGCTCCGGAAAAGAGTCCGGATCCCGGCCTGAATGCACGTAAAGCACGAAACTGGCTGCTGTACCGCAGTCTGGTGCAAGCCCGGCAGAATGATAACCGGCCGGAGGAGAAAAAGATAACCGGCGGCCGTCTGGTGAAAGGTCCGATTGAAAAACGTGACTGGAACCCGGATCGCGTCATTGCCCACAGGTTGGGGACCGACCTGGTTTACTCCAGTCACCGGAACTCAGTGATGTTCCCGGAATTGAAAGTTTCATCCAGGACCATTACAGACCGGCAGAAATTCCAGTTGCGCACCATGGCGATCAGGAAGGGGCGCCCCATGAACAAGACTTCGCTGATCCGTCATTTCGCCGGGGGATCCGCCAACGGGTCCGCCATGGGCGGTAACGCCGACACCGCGACTCCCACGGTATCGGGTCAAACCGCGCCCGTGTCCTCCTCCAAGGTGGGCGAGGCCTCCGAACGCAAATAACCGAAAAATCGGGGATTTCGCCTTTCCACACGGGCGGCGGCCGCACCATTGCGGTGAAAAGAAACGCCGCCTTTGGGATGAGATGAACATACAGATGAGAATCTGGTTGGATCATTCGCGCCGGGTTGACACATAGTGAGTTGTTCAAGGTCCGGCCTTTAAAAAAAACTCTTTCTGGCTTCAAAACGTTGAATTGCCCGCTGAGGCCATGTATGTTATCCAAAACAGGGTAAACATGATTTTAAATCAATGGTTTTTTGGAGACGTTAATGATAATCAACAAGTCCATTGAAGTCTCAGATTTGCAACGGATATCTTTTATTGCTTTGATAGAAGATTTTGAAAGGTTACGTTCCCTTTTGAATAGTAAAGGATTGCTCCATACAAGTTTTCTGGGTGATTTCCAACCTTTCCACTGTGCCGCAGCCAAAGGCCGCACCTGGCCCGAACGGGCATTGTGGAGGTATTGGGAAATGTGTATGGTCATCGAATTTTCAGGAGTTTCGCTAAACTCAAAAGTTCTGGGAGTCGGGGAATCATCCACACTGCTTTCTTTCTATCTTGCCAGCAGAGGGGCAACGGTATTTACCATTGACTTGAACCAGGGTTTGGTTGACAACGCGAATCATGTGGCTGAAATCATGAATTGGAATCTGGTAAATGCTTATGGTGATGCCCAAAGGATTGAATTTCCCGAAAATATGTTTGACCAGGTAATTTCCGTATGCGTGATTGAACATATTGAGAATCAGGAATTGGCAATACGGGAAATGGCCAGGGTACTGAAGCCGGGTGGGGTGCTGAGCATGACTTTCGATTATGGATACCGCGAACCTGGCTGCAACGGTTTTATGTCACCGGCTGAAGTTGAGGAACGAATCATAAGACCTTCAGGATTGGAGGTGATTGGGAATCGAAATTTCGTACAGAGTCCCTGGCAGGAAGAGGGATGGAAAGGCGCTTGGGGTGCCATATTCTTGCGCAAGCCCATTAAGGGGAAGGTGGGCGTTTCCGATATTTGGGCGGACCAAAACGAGTGCTCCCGCATTCAACAGGAAATTTGGCGCCGGCTGGGAAAATTTTCATTAGTGGAAACGGGTGCAGGACCGAAAAAGCCCGATCAGGGTAATCCTGATTCTCCATTACCGGGGTTGTCAAAGTTGAGGCAGGAGGATAAACGTTCAAAGGATTTGTTCTCACCCTCGCGCAGAAAACGTGGATTTCCCATAATCGATGTATTCCGGAAAAAATTCGGCAAGAGAAGCGTGGATAATTGCTATGAACAACCCGCTGTCAGCAAAACCTTTTCGGGCTTATAAGATACGTTGTGGGGGCTAAAACCGGGGGTTGACCACGTTGCTGTAAATGGAGCCGAAGCGATAACTCAACCCCAGGCGCAAGCTGAATTCGTAACCGGTTGCCAGTTCCTGGAGCTCCATCAGGATGGCTTCCTTGGTAGCGCCTTCGGCGGGGAGGGAGAGCTGGTCTCTTACCCGCGAGTAATTGGCGCTGACATGCACGCTCAGTCCCTTTAACAGGTTCATGCTGACATCCACATCGCCCCGGAAATTGTTTTTAGAGAAATCATGATAGTAGGCCATGCCGGTCAACCGCAGGCCCACCGAACCCCAGGGCTCCTTGAGCGCAAAAAAGATCGCCAATTGCTGACGGAACAGGTTTTCTTCCAGAAGGTTGTATATGGTTACCGTGTTGTATCGGCGCCGGGTATATTCCAGCTTAGTGCGCAAACGCAGTTCACGCCGGGTGTACTCGTCATAAGGGAAGATGTTGTACTCCATTCCCAATCCCGCCGTGTAATAGATGTCCGCGTTGTCGTATGTAGAGGAAAAGAAATCAAAAAATGCGCCCAGGGACCAGTGATCGCTGAGGCTCTTGATATAGCCGGCATAGAACATCGCTCTCCTGGTTTGAGAAATGTATTCTTCCAGTTTGCCTTCATCCTCAATGGAATAGATGGTTTTTTCGTTTTCCAGAAAGGTCCACAAGTTGATTTTTGATTCCCGGGTCACGCGGTTGGCGGAAAGGGACAGTGAGTACTCCCAGTTCTTTGAATACTCTTCCGCGTCAATATCTCCACTCAATCCGACTTGAAAAGACCAGTGGTTCCACTTGTCTTTGCCGCTTGCGCGCGCGGCCTTCTCCGCGCCGGCGCCGCTGTAGGAGATGGAGATAAAATCCGCCATGGGCGTATCCGAAATGTAGGGGATCAGGCCCTGTTTCAGCTTTTCGACCAGGCCCTGGCGGCGCTGGTCTTCGGTGTCGGTGGCGGTGGAGTAATACTTCAGTTCCCGGTCATTGCCTTTCTGGCTGTTCAGGCCCAGAAATTTGATGGAATGCTCCCTGCCGCCGCTGCCGGTCTGGCGTACGGTGATGATGACGTGAATGTCGGCCGCCTGGCGGTCGCGCACATAGTTGACGAAAGTGATTTCCTCTTTGATGAAATGGATGTCGATCTGGCGGGGGTTACAATCCAGGTAGACTCCGGGCACTTTGATTGCTTCGGGTTTCGCGAAGAGTACGGCCGCCAGGTGATTGCTTCCCAGTACAGCGGCAGCGATCCAGATTGCCGGCAATATGCGTTTCATTAAGGTTCCGTTTTTGTAGACCGGGTCCGCACAAACACCTGGCTCCATGGCAGGATGTTGATCTCCGATCCCCGGACAATGTGCTTCCCGCTCAAGTACTTTTTAAAAAACCAGTCCGAAGTAATCCAGATACGCAAAATCGAGTTTTTTGGGATATCTTTTTGAGGCAAGTGCGCGGAATCTCCGGGATCCAACCGCCGTCGCAGCAGTTTTTGCC
It includes:
- a CDS encoding class I SAM-dependent methyltransferase, whose amino-acid sequence is MIINKSIEVSDLQRISFIALIEDFERLRSLLNSKGLLHTSFLGDFQPFHCAAAKGRTWPERALWRYWEMCMVIEFSGVSLNSKVLGVGESSTLLSFYLASRGATVFTIDLNQGLVDNANHVAEIMNWNLVNAYGDAQRIEFPENMFDQVISVCVIEHIENQELAIREMARVLKPGGVLSMTFDYGYREPGCNGFMSPAEVEERIIRPSGLEVIGNRNFVQSPWQEEGWKGAWGAIFLRKPIKGKVGVSDIWADQNECSRIQQEIWRRLGKFSLVETGAGPKKPDQGNPDSPLPGLSKLRQEDKRSKDLFSPSRRKRGFPIIDVFRKKFGKRSVDNCYEQPAVSKTFSGL
- a CDS encoding DUF481 domain-containing protein — encoded protein: MEPGVCADPVYKNGTLMKRILPAIWIAAAVLGSNHLAAVLFAKPEAIKVPGVYLDCNPRQIDIHFIKEEITFVNYVRDRQAADIHVIITVRQTGSGGREHSIKFLGLNSQKGNDRELKYYSTATDTEDQRRQGLVEKLKQGLIPYISDTPMADFISISYSGAGAEKAARASGKDKWNHWSFQVGLSGDIDAEEYSKNWEYSLSLSANRVTRESKINLWTFLENEKTIYSIEDEGKLEEYISQTRRAMFYAGYIKSLSDHWSLGAFFDFFSSTYDNADIYYTAGLGMEYNIFPYDEYTRRELRLRTKLEYTRRRYNTVTIYNLLEENLFRQQLAIFFALKEPWGSVGLRLTGMAYYHDFSKNNFRGDVDVSMNLLKGLSVHVSANYSRVRDQLSLPAEGATKEAILMELQELATGYEFSLRLGLSYRFGSIYSNVVNPRF